A region of Roseobacter litoralis Och 149 DNA encodes the following proteins:
- a CDS encoding SIS domain-containing protein produces MSIEQRLKEIRRESSSDAAGDPERFRRVALTEHEMMSQGEAISATLAANKGPLADIGRDLAGRTIRRVVTVGCGDSWIAGHGVRPAIEAALGAPCEPVEAFDFATYGLHTIDAETVVIGLSSSGKTEPVVEGLTASAARGAYTIGLSNTLGSPLMEQCPGALHIRATRGGWPTQSSTAAMALMLAMAASVQKAKGGDSSALDAALADLPGQVDAVAQAFYEPAKEVAKHLARADLILTTGAGPFFAPAEFGAAKLKELAPIHAYSFPLEEYHHYRTQKAGDPMFMVAGDAESHARALETAIMSRGCEGYCVALVPEGETEIAEIADVAWHLPQVPAETAPIIYSVPLHLFGYHAAVERDALGLGAPRLGL; encoded by the coding sequence ATGAGTATCGAGCAAAGATTGAAAGAAATCCGGCGCGAGTCGTCTTCGGATGCGGCTGGCGATCCGGAACGGTTTCGCCGTGTCGCGTTGACCGAACATGAGATGATGTCGCAAGGGGAGGCGATCAGCGCCACGCTTGCGGCGAACAAGGGCCCGCTTGCGGATATCGGGCGCGATCTTGCGGGGCGGACGATCCGTCGCGTGGTCACGGTCGGATGCGGCGACAGCTGGATCGCAGGTCACGGTGTGCGTCCCGCCATCGAGGCGGCACTCGGCGCGCCCTGCGAGCCTGTGGAAGCGTTCGACTTCGCCACCTACGGCTTGCACACGATCGATGCAGAAACCGTGGTGATCGGGCTCAGCTCCTCTGGAAAGACCGAGCCGGTGGTCGAAGGATTGACCGCGTCGGCTGCGCGGGGAGCATATACGATTGGTCTGTCCAACACGCTTGGCTCTCCGTTGATGGAGCAATGCCCGGGTGCTTTGCATATCCGCGCGACACGGGGCGGTTGGCCCACGCAATCAAGCACGGCCGCAATGGCTCTGATGCTCGCGATGGCGGCGTCGGTGCAAAAGGCGAAAGGCGGTGACAGCAGCGCGCTTGATGCCGCACTGGCTGATCTACCGGGTCAGGTGGATGCCGTGGCGCAGGCTTTTTACGAGCCTGCCAAGGAGGTGGCAAAGCACCTTGCCCGCGCCGATCTTATCCTGACGACGGGGGCGGGTCCTTTCTTTGCCCCGGCTGAGTTCGGCGCGGCCAAGCTGAAGGAACTGGCCCCCATTCACGCCTATTCCTTCCCGCTGGAAGAGTATCACCATTACCGCACACAGAAAGCGGGCGATCCGATGTTCATGGTCGCGGGTGACGCAGAAAGCCACGCCCGTGCGCTGGAAACCGCGATCATGTCGCGGGGCTGCGAGGGCTATTGCGTGGCGCTGGTCCCCGAGGGTGAGACGGAAATTGCCGAGATCGCCGATGTGGCCTGGCATCTGCCGCAGGTGCCTGCCGAGACTGCGCCGATTATCTACAGCGTGCCTTTGCACCTCTTTGGGTATCACGCCGCGGTAGAGCGCGATGCGCTTGGCCTTGGTGCACCGAGGCTTGGTCTGTGA
- a CDS encoding carbohydrate kinase family protein — MTPDLITVGGLTVDNVVAADGTVALDVAGGNGAFSAAGALNWVRRVGLVSCAVASYPKETIARLEAGGVDLAGVIWRDATLSAGSWFLYDDAGRREEGLTAPGAALAEAGFPTDRLSPAQRVAWRSVLQDRAQSDETGYSGFRVLHPLTAAQVPASWADAQGIHLAPSSLAVFGEMLNFFAGKGAVITADPGWQLADLSLDELGPILSRLDAFLPSEVELRALVPGASVSDALAEVAARFSGVLVVKMGPKGALVWDRSAGQPIDVPARKVATRDPTGAGDSFCGGFLAGLVESGDPVQAARFGAISAARTVSTFGAADALPEDTTLARAALQQEASLCH, encoded by the coding sequence GTGACGCCTGATCTTATCACGGTCGGCGGGCTTACGGTGGACAATGTCGTCGCTGCAGACGGCACGGTCGCGCTTGATGTGGCGGGGGGCAACGGCGCATTCTCTGCCGCAGGCGCGCTCAACTGGGTGCGCCGCGTCGGGTTGGTCAGTTGTGCAGTGGCGAGCTATCCCAAAGAAACCATCGCGCGGCTGGAGGCTGGGGGCGTCGACCTTGCTGGCGTGATCTGGCGTGACGCGACTTTATCTGCGGGCAGTTGGTTTCTTTATGATGACGCCGGTCGGCGGGAAGAGGGGCTGACCGCGCCGGGCGCTGCACTGGCCGAGGCGGGTTTTCCGACGGACCGGCTGTCGCCCGCGCAGAGGGTCGCATGGCGCAGCGTGCTGCAGGATCGTGCGCAATCGGACGAGACCGGGTATTCAGGGTTTCGTGTGTTACACCCCTTAACTGCGGCGCAGGTGCCTGCGTCATGGGCCGATGCGCAGGGCATACATCTGGCCCCGAGTTCGCTGGCGGTTTTCGGCGAGATGCTAAATTTCTTTGCCGGGAAAGGCGCCGTGATAACAGCGGATCCCGGCTGGCAGTTGGCCGATCTCTCGCTGGATGAACTTGGCCCGATCCTCTCGCGGCTGGACGCCTTTCTGCCAAGCGAAGTGGAACTGCGTGCCTTGGTGCCCGGCGCGTCGGTTTCTGATGCGCTGGCCGAGGTGGCCGCGCGGTTTTCCGGTGTACTCGTGGTCAAGATGGGACCAAAGGGCGCGCTGGTCTGGGACCGCAGCGCGGGCCAACCCATCGACGTGCCGGCGCGCAAGGTTGCGACACGCGATCCGACGGGTGCGGGCGACAGTTTTTGCGGCGGCTTTCTGGCCGGACTGGTGGAAAGTGGCGACCCGGTGCAGGCGGCACGCTTCGGCGCGATCTCCGCAGCCCGAACGGTGAGCACATTCGGTGCAGCAGACGCCTTGCCCGAAGACACGACCCTCGCGCGCGCCGCACTGCAACAGGAAGCAAGCCTATGCCATTGA
- a CDS encoding BtpA/SgcQ family protein has protein sequence MPLKLFDLHKPVIAALHLPDFALNRHLSVAWYEDYAVANARVFAEAGIPWIKLQDQTKTAGLAAPDTLTLMASLGRLIRSEVPELGLGIIVEAHDPNAALCVAHASGADFIRLKVFVGGAMTAQGPRDGLSAEVVAMRAALRRADIAILADIHDRTAMPLSSESQPFAANWAVKSGADGLVITGASFTDTLSRINAVRDSGTRNPILIGGGVTENNVHEAMAAADGVIVSSALMRRDAAAEDVIQWDGDLCKRFMDAVGVAA, from the coding sequence ATGCCATTGAAATTATTCGACCTTCACAAACCCGTCATCGCCGCGCTGCACCTGCCGGATTTCGCGCTGAACCGGCATCTGTCGGTCGCATGGTACGAAGACTACGCGGTCGCAAATGCCCGCGTTTTTGCCGAGGCTGGGATACCTTGGATCAAACTGCAGGATCAGACCAAGACCGCAGGGCTTGCAGCGCCGGACACGCTAACGCTGATGGCTTCACTCGGTCGTTTGATCCGCTCGGAGGTGCCCGAGCTTGGGCTTGGTATCATCGTTGAGGCGCATGATCCTAATGCAGCTCTTTGCGTGGCGCATGCGTCAGGGGCCGATTTCATCCGGTTGAAGGTGTTCGTCGGGGGTGCCATGACCGCGCAAGGCCCGCGCGATGGCCTGAGCGCGGAAGTTGTGGCGATGCGTGCCGCGCTGCGCCGCGCCGACATCGCTATTCTGGCAGATATTCATGACCGCACGGCGATGCCGCTCTCCAGTGAAAGCCAGCCCTTTGCGGCAAACTGGGCTGTGAAATCCGGCGCTGATGGCTTGGTCATTACCGGTGCGAGTTTCACCGACACGCTGAGCCGTATCAACGCCGTGCGGGACAGTGGCACACGCAATCCTATCTTGATCGGAGGCGGCGTGACCGAGAACAACGTGCACGAGGCGATGGCGGCAGCGGATGGTGTGATCGTCAGCAGTGCCCTGATGCGACGCGACGCGGCGGCAGAGGATGTGATCCAATGGGACGGGGATCTGTGCAAGCGTTTCATGGACGCGGTCGGGGTGGCGGCATGA
- a CDS encoding polysaccharide deacetylase family protein — protein MGRGSVQAFHGRGRGGGMTQPRDFAGYAGHPPAMRWPNGAGLAVSIVVNVEEGAELSLSAGDERNEHIYEAVERVEGQPDLCMESHFEYGPRAGWPRIREALRSRKVPATLNACGRALEATPWIAQQAVEDGHEIAAHGWRWERHVHMDEQTERRAIARTVAAIERSAGTPPLGWHTRSATSSHTRDLLIEQGGFLYDSNAYNDDIPYVVDTGHGPHVVLPYAFDTNDMRYYNNGGFVFAEDFARYCIAGFDRLLQEADDAPRMLSIGLHTRIIGRPARIAGLEAFLDHVLAHENVWLATRADIAQAWRKAIGLPDWQPRPCPETFATDSPT, from the coding sequence ATGGGACGGGGATCTGTGCAAGCGTTTCATGGACGCGGTCGGGGTGGCGGCATGACGCAGCCGCGCGACTTTGCAGGCTATGCAGGGCACCCCCCCGCGATGCGCTGGCCCAATGGCGCGGGTCTCGCGGTTTCCATCGTCGTGAATGTCGAAGAAGGGGCCGAGCTTTCCCTCAGCGCGGGCGATGAACGCAACGAGCATATCTACGAGGCCGTCGAGCGGGTCGAAGGCCAGCCTGATCTGTGTATGGAGAGCCACTTTGAATATGGGCCGCGCGCGGGATGGCCGCGCATTCGCGAGGCGTTGCGCAGTCGCAAGGTACCCGCCACCCTGAACGCCTGCGGTCGCGCGTTGGAGGCCACGCCGTGGATTGCACAGCAGGCGGTCGAAGATGGGCACGAGATCGCGGCCCACGGCTGGCGCTGGGAGCGGCATGTCCACATGGACGAGCAGACCGAGCGACGCGCCATCGCCCGCACTGTGGCGGCAATCGAACGCAGCGCCGGCACCCCGCCGCTGGGGTGGCATACCCGGTCGGCCACCTCATCGCACACCCGTGATTTGTTGATCGAGCAGGGCGGCTTTCTCTATGACAGCAACGCCTATAATGACGACATTCCCTATGTCGTTGATACGGGGCATGGCCCCCACGTGGTGCTGCCTTATGCCTTTGATACCAATGACATGCGGTATTACAACAACGGCGGTTTCGTCTTTGCCGAGGATTTCGCACGGTATTGCATCGCGGGGTTCGACAGGCTGTTGCAGGAGGCCGACGATGCCCCGCGCATGCTGTCCATTGGCTTGCACACGCGCATCATCGGACGTCCGGCACGTATTGCGGGGCTGGAGGCTTTTCTGGACCATGTGCTTGCTCATGAAAACGTCTGGCTCGCGACCCGCGCCGATATCGCACAAGCGTGGCGCAAGGCGATCGGACTGCCAGACTGGCAGCCCCGTCCTTGTCCTGAAACCTTCGCAACGGATAGTCCAACATGA
- a CDS encoding polysaccharide deacetylase family protein — translation MTRDLIGYGGAWPALTWPGGSKLAVSVVVNFEEGAEQQVIDGDPVSERMGEVISVVPEGRPDPGQAQIFAYGTRAGAWRMADALRHYHVPATVFACGRAAERAAPVLQVFSKDGHETACHGWLWRPHADYDSAEAEAHDLDRATAAITKVTGAAPMGFFCRGAESPWTRDLLAARGFVYTSNGFDDDLPYRDPSGLTVVPYALDANDMKFFHPNGFVRAQDMVDYVTDALDVLEAEAARGLPRLLNIGFHLRIVGRPGRFKAFEQILAELDRRRDRLWLARRIDIAEAFDKACPA, via the coding sequence ATGACCCGCGACCTTATCGGCTATGGCGGTGCATGGCCCGCCCTGACCTGGCCGGGCGGGTCAAAACTGGCGGTTTCCGTTGTGGTCAATTTCGAGGAAGGGGCAGAGCAGCAGGTGATAGATGGCGATCCGGTCAGTGAACGGATGGGCGAGGTAATCTCGGTCGTGCCAGAGGGTAGACCGGACCCCGGGCAGGCGCAGATCTTTGCCTATGGCACCCGCGCGGGTGCATGGCGCATGGCAGATGCCTTGCGGCACTACCACGTACCGGCGACTGTTTTCGCCTGTGGGCGCGCGGCTGAACGCGCAGCGCCTGTTTTGCAAGTGTTCTCCAAGGACGGCCATGAAACCGCCTGCCACGGCTGGCTCTGGCGGCCGCATGCCGACTATGACAGCGCCGAAGCCGAAGCCCACGATCTGGATCGCGCAACTGCAGCGATCACAAAAGTCACAGGTGCCGCGCCGATGGGTTTTTTCTGCCGGGGTGCTGAAAGCCCATGGACCCGCGACCTGCTTGCGGCGCGTGGGTTTGTGTATACGTCCAACGGGTTCGATGATGATCTGCCGTACCGCGACCCCTCTGGGCTGACGGTCGTTCCTTACGCGCTGGACGCCAATGACATGAAGTTCTTCCACCCCAACGGTTTCGTGCGGGCGCAGGACATGGTCGATTATGTCACTGATGCGCTGGATGTGCTGGAGGCCGAGGCCGCCCGAGGCCTGCCGCGCCTGCTCAACATCGGGTTTCACTTGCGCATCGTGGGGCGGCCCGGCCGGTTCAAGGCGTTCGAGCAGATCCTCGCTGAACTAGACCGCCGCCGCGACCGGCTCTGGCTGGCGCGGCGCATCGACATTGCCGAGGCGTTTGATAAGGCCTGTCCGGCATGA
- a CDS encoding aspartate/glutamate racemase family protein produces MIALINPNTSTATTAAMLRIARETAGPDVDIRGFTAPFGASLITNPQALAEAEQAVIALAPELSQASAVIIAAFGDPGLNALSARLHVPVTGIAEAGMQEAAEGKRTFAVVTTTPDLVDPIAEMASRNGHATFIGTWTTKGDPVRLMSNASDLRDALAEACARAVRAGAGAIVIGGGPLAQAARGLSATSPVPLIEPLPAAVRLSLTHLGQGGVQ; encoded by the coding sequence ATGATCGCATTGATCAATCCCAATACGTCGACGGCCACGACCGCCGCTATGCTGCGTATCGCGCGGGAAACGGCAGGGCCCGACGTGGATATACGGGGCTTTACCGCGCCATTCGGGGCATCGCTCATCACAAATCCGCAAGCCTTGGCTGAGGCGGAACAGGCAGTGATTGCCCTTGCGCCAGAACTGTCGCAGGCGTCTGCGGTGATCATTGCGGCTTTCGGTGATCCGGGTCTAAACGCTCTTAGCGCACGTCTGCACGTCCCTGTTACCGGCATTGCCGAAGCCGGTATGCAAGAGGCGGCGGAAGGGAAACGTACCTTTGCGGTCGTCACGACAACACCGGATCTGGTGGATCCCATCGCTGAAATGGCTTCTCGCAATGGTCATGCAACATTCATCGGAACATGGACCACAAAGGGCGATCCTGTCCGCTTGATGTCGAACGCGTCTGACCTGCGTGACGCGCTGGCAGAGGCTTGCGCGCGCGCTGTCCGCGCGGGTGCAGGCGCAATTGTCATCGGGGGCGGGCCACTGGCGCAAGCCGCGCGCGGCCTGTCAGCCACGTCACCCGTCCCGTTGATCGAGCCGCTGCCTGCTGCCGTCCGGCTGAGCCTCACGCACCTTGGGCAAGGGGGCGTTCAATGA